The following proteins are co-located in the Serinus canaria isolate serCan28SL12 chromosome 17, serCan2020, whole genome shotgun sequence genome:
- the ASS1 gene encoding argininosuccinate synthase isoform X2 — translation MAQCKGTVVLAYSGGLDTSCILVWLKEQGYDVIAYLANIGQKEDFEAARKKALALGAKKVYIEDVSREFVESFIWPAVQANALYEDRYLLGTALARPCIARGLVGIAQQERAPYIAHGATGKGNDQVRFELSCYALCPKIKVVAPWRLPEFYQRFPGRRELMDYAKKHGIPVPVTPQTPWSMDENLMHISYEAGILENPKNQAPPGLYTKTCDPANSPDTPDVLEIEFERGVPVKVTNTGDGATRSSALELFVYLNDIAGKHGVGRIDIVENRFVGMKSRGIYETPAGTILYHAHLDIEAFTMDREVRKIKQGLSLKFSELVYNGFWHSPECEFLRECIGRSQEPVVGTVRLSVFKGHVYILGRESPRSLYNEELVSMNVQGDYEPADATGFININSLRLKEYHRLQSKVTVKQDE, via the exons ATGGCTCAGTGCAAGGGCACAGTGGTCCTGGCCTACAGCGGGGGCCTCGACACCTCCTGCATCCTGGTGTGGCTGAAGGAGCAGGGCTACGATGTTATCGCCTACCTG GCTAACATTGGGCAGAAGGAAGATTTTGAGGCAGCACGAAAGAAAGCACTGGCACTGGGGGCAAAGAAG GTTTACATCGAGGACGTCAGCAGGGAGTTCGTGGAGAGCTTCATCTGGCCGGCAGTGCAGGCCAACGCGCTCTACGAGGATCGGTACCTGCTGGGCACGGCCCTGGCACGGCCCTGCATCGCCCGCGGGCTCGTGGGCATCGCCCAGCAGGAGCGAGCCCCGTACATCGCCCACGGGGCCACGGGCAAG GGCAATGACCAGGTTCGGTTTGAGCTCAGCTGCTATGCCCTGTGTCCCAAGATCAAG gTTGTTGCACCGTGGAGGCTGCCTGAGTTTTACCAGCGCTTTCCTGGACGCCGTGAGCTGATGGATTATGCCAAG AAACATGGGATCCCAGTGCCTGTGACACCTCAGACACCCTGGAGCATGGATGAGAACCTAATGCACAtcag ctaCGAAGCCGGGATCCTGGAGAACCCCAAG aacCAGGCTCCTCCCGGGCTCTACACCAAGACCTGTGATCCAGCCAACTCTCCTGACACCCCAGATGTGCTGGAGATTGAGTTTGAGAGGG GTGTCCCAGTGAAGGTCACCAACACTGGGGACGGAGCCACTCGTTCCTCGGCGCTGGAGCTCTTTGTGTACCTGAACGACATCGC GGGCAAGCACGGGGTTGGGCGCATCGACATCGTGGAGAACCGCTTCGTTGGGATGAAGTCCAGAG GTATCTATGAGACCCCAGCAGGAACGATCCTATACCATGCACATTTAGATATCGAGGCCTTCACCATGGACCGGGAAGTGAGGAAAATCAAGCAGGGGCTCTCCTTGAAATTCTCAGAGCTGGTGTACAACG GCttctggcacagccctgagtgtGAGTTCCTGCGGGAGTGCATCGGGCGCTCGCAGGAGCCCGTGGTGGGCACCGTGCGCCTCTCTGTCTTCAAGGGCCACGTCTACATCCTGGGCAGGGAGTCCCCACGGTCCCTCTACAACGAGGAGCTGGTGAG CATGAACGTGCAAGGGGACTACGAGCCCGCCGACGCCACCGGCTTCATCAACATCAACTCCCTCAG GCTGAAGGAATATCATCGTCTCCAGAGCAAGGTCACCGTAAAGCAGGATGAATAG
- the ASS1 gene encoding argininosuccinate synthase isoform X1, producing the protein MLLAQAWAPGAACVPARRARAGSGSRGEGTMAQCKGTVVLAYSGGLDTSCILVWLKEQGYDVIAYLANIGQKEDFEAARKKALALGAKKVYIEDVSREFVESFIWPAVQANALYEDRYLLGTALARPCIARGLVGIAQQERAPYIAHGATGKGNDQVRFELSCYALCPKIKVVAPWRLPEFYQRFPGRRELMDYAKKHGIPVPVTPQTPWSMDENLMHISYEAGILENPKNQAPPGLYTKTCDPANSPDTPDVLEIEFERGVPVKVTNTGDGATRSSALELFVYLNDIAGKHGVGRIDIVENRFVGMKSRGIYETPAGTILYHAHLDIEAFTMDREVRKIKQGLSLKFSELVYNGFWHSPECEFLRECIGRSQEPVVGTVRLSVFKGHVYILGRESPRSLYNEELVSMNVQGDYEPADATGFININSLRLKEYHRLQSKVTVKQDE; encoded by the exons atgctgcttgCACAAGCctgggcaccaggagcagcctgcgTGCCAGCCCGACGGGCACGGGCAGGCTCGGGGAGCCGCGGGGAAGG CACCATGGCTCAGTGCAAGGGCACAGTGGTCCTGGCCTACAGCGGGGGCCTCGACACCTCCTGCATCCTGGTGTGGCTGAAGGAGCAGGGCTACGATGTTATCGCCTACCTG GCTAACATTGGGCAGAAGGAAGATTTTGAGGCAGCACGAAAGAAAGCACTGGCACTGGGGGCAAAGAAG GTTTACATCGAGGACGTCAGCAGGGAGTTCGTGGAGAGCTTCATCTGGCCGGCAGTGCAGGCCAACGCGCTCTACGAGGATCGGTACCTGCTGGGCACGGCCCTGGCACGGCCCTGCATCGCCCGCGGGCTCGTGGGCATCGCCCAGCAGGAGCGAGCCCCGTACATCGCCCACGGGGCCACGGGCAAG GGCAATGACCAGGTTCGGTTTGAGCTCAGCTGCTATGCCCTGTGTCCCAAGATCAAG gTTGTTGCACCGTGGAGGCTGCCTGAGTTTTACCAGCGCTTTCCTGGACGCCGTGAGCTGATGGATTATGCCAAG AAACATGGGATCCCAGTGCCTGTGACACCTCAGACACCCTGGAGCATGGATGAGAACCTAATGCACAtcag ctaCGAAGCCGGGATCCTGGAGAACCCCAAG aacCAGGCTCCTCCCGGGCTCTACACCAAGACCTGTGATCCAGCCAACTCTCCTGACACCCCAGATGTGCTGGAGATTGAGTTTGAGAGGG GTGTCCCAGTGAAGGTCACCAACACTGGGGACGGAGCCACTCGTTCCTCGGCGCTGGAGCTCTTTGTGTACCTGAACGACATCGC GGGCAAGCACGGGGTTGGGCGCATCGACATCGTGGAGAACCGCTTCGTTGGGATGAAGTCCAGAG GTATCTATGAGACCCCAGCAGGAACGATCCTATACCATGCACATTTAGATATCGAGGCCTTCACCATGGACCGGGAAGTGAGGAAAATCAAGCAGGGGCTCTCCTTGAAATTCTCAGAGCTGGTGTACAACG GCttctggcacagccctgagtgtGAGTTCCTGCGGGAGTGCATCGGGCGCTCGCAGGAGCCCGTGGTGGGCACCGTGCGCCTCTCTGTCTTCAAGGGCCACGTCTACATCCTGGGCAGGGAGTCCCCACGGTCCCTCTACAACGAGGAGCTGGTGAG CATGAACGTGCAAGGGGACTACGAGCCCGCCGACGCCACCGGCTTCATCAACATCAACTCCCTCAG GCTGAAGGAATATCATCGTCTCCAGAGCAAGGTCACCGTAAAGCAGGATGAATAG